The proteins below are encoded in one region of Triticum aestivum cultivar Chinese Spring chromosome 1B, IWGSC CS RefSeq v2.1, whole genome shotgun sequence:
- the LOC123080699 gene encoding uncharacterized protein translates to MPDGRSDSFSKHLPAHILPQDGRTGIGVLHRRPGHTTATPRPVRSARGGRCIRGDSGCSPAKPSDERPDPGEVDFVVLLLGVVFLVLREPNVQDFRLSSAALRARAPCTSTTRACQILHKLSRESHDILCRNCNHFYYVLCHNLGIPKLPSKGNNLNYGEDWNYVLMRLLPQTLRQFFSMNTASRGAHKAME, encoded by the exons ATGCCGGATGGTCGTTCAGATTCTTTTAGCAAACA TCTCCCTGCCCACATCCTCCCCCAAGATGGGCGTACTGGCATCGGCGTGCTCCATCGCCGCCCCGGACACACAACGGCCACGCCACGACCAGTGAGATCCGCGCGAGGAGGGAGGTGCATTAGGGGGGATTCAGGCTGCTCACCGGCCAAGCCCTCCGACGAGCGGCCAGACCCAGGCGAGGTGGATTTCGTGG TGTTATTGCTAGGAGTGGTCTTTTTGGTTCTACGAGAACCTAATGTCCAAGACTTCAGGTTAAGTTCAGCCGCCCTGCGAGCAAGAGCACCATGTACCTCTACTACGAGGGCATGCCAGATTCTCCACAAGCTCAGCCGCGAGTCACACGACATCCTCTGCAGGAACTGTAACCACTTCTACTACGTGCTCTGCCATAAtctcggcatccccaagcttccaAGTAAGG GAAACAATCTGAATTATGGCGAGGACTGGAATTATGTGCTCATGAGGCTGTTACCTCAAACGCTGCGCCAGTTTTTTAG CATGAACACGGCGTCTAGAGGAGCACACAAGGcaatggagtga